atctccaggagttctaggacttcgacgagttcgaggattaggctagcgacctccccagtcagctgcatgtggtgggtttatttacgttggctacgtttctattatgtgcactttgattcatattatgtaaatgactctagtctttaatattattacttactctttttgtaattcgaagcattgcgctatgatgagtcatttatgtaatcgctgtgtacatgaatttctgatcctgacacgtatatggttcgcattcggtttgccttccaaaaccgggtgtgacataagtggtatcaaagcccttgctgactgtaggaccgttgacctagagtagcattggccgttttgaggacttattgattattacttcacctcatccttgatttgcttcaaaatattagtcacctcgactaattctatgttgtgctcctatatgcccccttgccaaaagtattttattctagtgtgATCTATACtcttctcaatctattagatctgatctcactcttgtgcttgcggcatctttgtagatgccccctgaccagaaCCTATTTTTCTTTTAGGATTCTTTCCTTTTTCGTCATTAAATTGCTATCATCTGGTGAACTCTAGtcctttggtattgacatgctcgtacccctagattcttcaatactcttgtttcaaatgcttacaTCATAATTTCTACTGCCTAtataaacatttcagtttatatatcCATGATCTCcgtgtcttttgagaccctttcctattctgtTGTTAGGTCGTTATCTTTCGGCAATTTTCATTTCCTTGGTCTTGTTGTGCTCGAGTCCTTGGAGACTTGCATGTTCTCATATTTTTTTATGGATGTTTATTTTCATACCCCAATGTCTATTTAAGATATTTCATtctacatgcccttgaccacccttgtctcttaatgatccatgagcgatCATTTTACCTTTCATATCCTTGGTGATCTCTTTGTCTCCTTGTAACTCCACTTGGTAATgatttttacttcaactcttccgtaggaacctcacttatcttattcttgatagttttctccacttcgccacTTTGCGAGTGTTGCCTTAACTCTATCTATGGTTATGCTTTTCATTGTTTTCACCTTTacccttatcacctctatatcttaccatgatgtttatcttataccagccctttaaaatctcctcttttCATCTCAATCTGAGCGTTGTACTCTACCTATTTTTCCCTTGGTTGTATCCTCTTTCTTGTCACTTGCGAGTTTTTAATTTAATCCTTTGTTGGGCTCCGGTTGGGTACtacctttacctttctcatctctCGATCTTACCTTGGTAATTACACTATGTCTGttctctaaaatctccaatctcctatcccATTTTGAGAGCGGTGTTTTTCTTATCCCACCCTTGGTCGGAACTTCATCTTTGCTGGGTGTGAGTCTTATCTTTACTctattctttgttgtactcataccactggctcttcaatgccttcgtcttttctctcatacccttgACTGTTATCtcctttgacccttgcgatatttatgtcttctacctaaatgcttaccttgaacttatcctttaaaagcctcccctctCCTTCAACCCAtcttgagagttgcgagttacctacctctcccttgatttcttttcacttcttgtcgccttacaagttttgtgttaattaCATCCCTTGCTGTGTTTTTTTggctatcaccctcaccttgtcgttcatcgatcttgccttgatgctcatctttattcctactctttaaaaatcgcctctcttccacctcactttgagagtggcaatttacctatctggTCCTTGGACGTACCCTGTCCTTTTCCATTTACAGGTcctatcttaactccatcctttatgatACTCATATCCTTtgtcttatgcctatttacctactctcctacatccttgtccattatcaccttcaaaccctcgtgatatctattcccttgccttcctgcttacattgaacctaccctttgaagcctcATCTTCTCCATCCCTattcgaggataatgcctcatctatttcgtcattgactgctcccccttctttgacaccttgcaagtcctgtttaaaatacatcctttgttgtgtgattgtccgttatcaccttaacccttgtcatccctcgatttttaccttgatgcttatcttgtacctgcattttaaagccgcctctcccatttcatttcaataGTGTTGTCTTACCCCATCCCACTCTTGTTCGTTCCCGTTTCCTCTAtcgcattgcaagtcttagcttttgctcgatatcacccttaccttcctaTTATCTAGATccttccatgatgcttatcttatgcctaccttttgaattatcatctttcccatcttgatttgagaatggtgtttacctACCCAACCCTTGGTTGTATTTTCTCCCTTATAgattacaatccttgctttagctccatcctttattatgctcatgcccatatcctacatgtcttattattccccttgtctttcgatggccttagagtagtttcccctttgtaaggaaagaccaccatctagttaacattaacgtatagcaacgagatgcttgttgttgtgtgtttgtgttgtttgtctttgcgtgatgactgatttgcttctttgtgatgagtgttgaggtgttgtggcccttggtccacaatgacatcagttcactagcggagtgccatagagttaggtagctgggtgctctcccttttctctctttaatccatctatgcttacctttccTATCTATACCCTTTCCTCTTGCACTTGTCCGGTTGGCAACCTtcaacctctcttaatcagtcaagatcagagtcgccagcatcttcaccaagcgcatatcaatgctcctgttaagggggttagccgctaaccccaacgaAGACAACGCGACCaatatcaaccaacaagatcagagtggcgcagcggaagcgtgtgtgggtcctaacccacaagtccaagagatcctcaagaattgcatcagtgGGTCGTGAACATCttaaggtcaaagcaaccagtccacaAGTTAATCTTGTAGATtcaaagtcaactcaagaaagtcGTGGACAACCTATGAACTAaccttgttttcttgctagcttctttattgaatctcgggggcgagattcctattaagggggttagatctgtaacaccctgaatttgggggtataaaatttcttcctaatatccaccaaatttaggtgttacgctcttagttcttcgctttcctttctctttttcctaaaaaggGAGaagtattttgttttatattatcgtaaacctagtggaatgagccctagaggcactttgggtgttgcattcatgccgttgcatggtgtttctaagtgcaaaatgtgtttgaaacatgttaacatatgttatagaagcgctcggtaaattttcatacttttcaaaatattttcctATTTTCCATAAacaaaaatctatttatttgaggaacttaaatatgtttttagaaactctaattatgttttttgagttcattaggtggcaacacatttataggaatttttctggattTTTTGgaagtatctataatattttgagcacaaaatatagatttctaggcttttccgaattttaaaaatggttaaatccgaattttaaccgaattttcttttcgtccgaaccctagatatatatacatgtccggcttcatctcgtcaaGCCCATTCTAGAATATGAAACGGTTTCTCCAAAttcaatccctagctcccggtattgctcgccgaagttcggagcggttccaactccagcgacaactccgacgagcaattactCCAAATTCGTGCATCGTCTGGCGAATCCGAGGGTACCTCTGCGCTCGTCTCGTCGAAGGCTTCGTCGGGGCGCGTTCGGTTCATTGATCGGTCCCTCGAATCTCTGACATTCGACAGATTTCTCCTTGGCTccagcgagggtcttcttccccggtgagaaacctccattgttgtacCTAGGGTTTCTTTGTGTTCTTCGTTTTTCCGTCCATGCAGGGCCTCGCTCACTCTCCCCTCACCATCCCGGacggcggcgcccctccccctccgtttcccctcgCGGCGGTGCCCcttccccctccccggcggcggtgGTGGTCGGCGGCCGGCGACGACGGCCGTGCTGCCGCGCCCCACACCCGCGCGCCCCTCctcggtggcggtggcggtggccgcGCCCCGTGCTCCCGCACCCACACCCAGTCGTCCCGACCcgacctcccctgcgcagcccccctCCATGGATGGGATGAAGAGAGAAAGAAGACGATGGCAATTCtgtaaatttagtccgcgcgaattacagtatggtttaaaacaatAATAACTTTTGTGTTTTAAATCCGATTCGATCCAATCAAAATGCGTTATATTCGTATTAAATTTATCTTAATTTAGCAATATTTATCACCACTGTTGCGCATTttgtttaatttatttaaatgttTGTTTAATCAATGGCTACTAGAGCGACATttcaattttaaaatctaatttcggaattcgatttgcgcatttataattagtcaccaacatgattaaccttaactaaaATGTTTCtcattaataattgtttagtttaatcatgttgtttatttattagtttcgcatgtcggtctgCGCGTACCGTGTGCATGCCGCGGTGCTGATTCGCGCGCGTCGTCGCGTGTTtttcgcgagtgtcgcgcgtgttgttcgcacgcgttgtcttgCGCCGTTTGCGTGTGTCGCACGCCTTGCCGCACGTCGTTCGCGCGAATCTCGCGTGTCGATCGCGCGTGTCACACGGtgtctgcgcgtgataataaattgttttcacttataaacactcatgttaacGATGTTAATACGTCAGGGTACATATTTTAGATAATCAACTTAAagtttgctcgactaatatttattagattaatatcccAATTAGAGTAAAATGTTAGTGTTCAActtgcgcttttataataaacattaacatggCTAATATCAACTTAACTACCTTTTATTTATTTaacatttgtttagtataaacgtgtcatCTATTTAATGTTAGTGTatccgcgcgtcgtttgcacgctgtcgtgttgGGTTCTCTATCGTCACGTTGTCTGCGCGTGTCGCACGTGGTGTGCGCGCTAGATCGCATGCggtcgtgctgtttcacgcgttACTTAATTCGTCTCACTCCGCTAATTTGTGTCGTTTAGAGTCGCtgatgttatttaaattactGGTTCAACTAAGAATTGTTAGTGTGGTTAGCTAATTGGAATTGTGCGATAGCTCTAGTTTTATTCTAAATAAATATTGATTAATATAATCAGATCAAACTAAATGTTATGATTAATACTCGTTTATTGTGGACGCGATAACTCCTCGACtgtagaatcgaactctattttaTGTTGCATGTTTTATAACGTTTTATCttttatggtgtaatgttcttatgcatatatatatatatatatatatatatatatatatttgtttgaTTGTGCCTGTTTGtcgtcgcttcgcgttgcgactagatcgcgattcgttttcgcgctccgaggaatcgacgatcaagcgttggcgaccaagagatcaaaactcttcgagttctacgagattgaagaccctgagcatctgtttggtgaaggcaagtgtcctctgacccattatgtcctatctacttataattcactgtcccgcattacttaattgaaacataaggattgaccagctttctatttaccttgttcttgattaccttttgggttattatggttaccttcatgctattgctctactttaatcaatgaacatgatgtgaacatttatgatacgatgatgttatcccgatgatgatattgtgatattttagggggctcaggccattttccctgagtacctctccgtaaggacctattcgtggagtgaccacccaagataacagtgcagccatgagggtggaatgggacgcccttagctgattaattagatgaacctgggggtatagttggctttgccggagggccgtcaatgggggccgggacgtagtgctcgctctgccaagatggggtgcagaggtttattcgatttggttttgttagtcacccaccttggggaggtgtactgcgtttgtacgactggcaaaacctaacgagcagctatgcaccaggggagtctttgtaaaggctacgtagtgataccctgccaggccacctaggtagtggtcaacggGGATTAGCCCTCCCCAGGCAGAAAGGGAaacatgactcgtgggtaaagtgtgcgacctctgcagaggattagaaactgatatatcagtcgtgctcacggttatgagcggccttaggatcctctttgattagagatacagatggctctatatacaatggttctatttattattttggttCGATTATGATAAtgttttcctcgatgaggaaatgattcatgggttggttatattataaaacttggcttccactaataataaatatctaacgaactaaaagcaactgctttgaccttaaccccacataaagctagtccacttcagccaaacgagacatttgctgagtacgttgatgtgtactcacccttgctttcacaaaacactaggttgcctttggtgcaatctatgctcaggtaaagaaggagaagaaggcgtcgaggcggatctccaggagttccaggacttcgacgagttcaaggattaggctagcgacctcaccCAGTCAGATGCCTATGGTGGGTTTATTTattttggctacgtttctattaggtgcactttgattcatattatgtaaatgactctagtctttaatattattacttactctttattgtcattcgaagcattgtgctatgatgagtcatttatgtaatcactatgtacatgaatttctgatcctagcacgtacatggttcgcattcggtttgccttctaaaaccgggtgtgacattatattgcagttttgttgcccacatattaGAATATATTGAGTATAAATTGACTGCTCGAGGTTGTAAACGAATTCAAACGAAAAAGTTATCAACTACAAACTTTCATAACTATTGAAGTTATACAACTTTTATTTGGTACTTTTCCCATCCGaggtcgtttgcaaaatttgaattttaaatttgacaaatttagatgCAATTTTTGAGAGCCAAAATtatttcaaatgaaaaagttatcAACTCTAAAGTTTCATGActgttagagatctacaacttttatgttgGTAGTTTTTTCATATGAGGTCATTTGAAAAAGTCAAAAAAATTTAGCATACAAATgatttttagtggcggtttcttaagaaaacctcaTGTCGAAATCGATTTTTACAGGTGGTTTCTTAAGAAAATTGTCTGTAGAAATCATGGATTTATAGTGGTGATTTTCTTAAGGAACAGCCTGCAGAAATATGATTTCTATAGTCAGTTTTCTTcagaaaccgccactagaaataacaCTGGCGCTTGACAACCCAAACCACCTGTAAAAATTAAACCCCCACCACAGGCTTAgatctcttttctactagtggagGAAAGAGAAAGAGAAAGGTGTGGAGGTAAGTAGTCTATTAGCCATTATTTTTAGCTATTAGTGGTGGAGCCATAGAAATTAAATATTATTTTTGTCGGTTAGATGTAACCGACAGAAATAAAGGATTGTATTCGATGGCCATAGTGAGGCCACCGAAAATGCCTACAATTCCTATTGTGATAAGACCCGCTTGTACAACAGTCACTCCCCCATATGTCTAACACTATATAGATTTAACAGTGGCGCTGCACTTGAGGTTCGTTGCTAAGACAATGCTAagacaagaacaaagattcccaagatgctATTACATTTGgggatgggagtcaaggtaaggtaaaTGGTCTAGGTAAAATCGTAATCACCACCAAACATTTCATTTCAAATGTATTTTGGTGGATTCCCTAGACTACAATTTGACTTCATTggttacaattgtttatttaccaaTGTTTGTTATATCGTctatagaaggagtgatgatttcaTTGCTTTTAATGGTGTGTTAATATGAAATTAAAGTAAAATATCCCAAACCACTAAATACAAAAAAACATGTGCTATTAATGGAATCAAAGTAAACAATAATACATATTAATATGAATTTTAAGTTAAACAATTATTTTAATTAATGGAATCAAACTACTATATAAATGCATCATTGACTGAACATGTGATTAATTATATTCACCTCTCCACATAGCCGAAGCTGGGATGTGCAAAAGGTGGCGGTGGCAGCCGGGTCGCGGTCGAGACGCTAGACGACGCGTCGTGGCGGCGTGAGGTGTATCGAGCGAGCGTCCGTGACGAAAGATAAGAAAGAGAAAAGGATTCGGGTACATAAGCCGTTTATATTTGTCAGCCAGGGCAAGACTACAAAAAAATAACTCTAATTTTGATTTGTGAATGACATATATATGcccctctatatatatatatatatatatatatataattaggtTCGGATGTGTAGAATTTGACGTCATGAATATTCTTTAGGGTATGTAAATGCGTTATGACCAGGAGACGATATTTTATTAAGTGGATATTCTTTAGGGTTCGCATGCTTCCTATTTTGTTAATGACATGCGTTATGACGTCATGAATATTCTGTGGGACTCGGCTGACAAGACAAGGGAGCTACGCATGCATATGCATGGCTAGCTGCTCGCAGGCTGCTGGAATGGAATAAAATGAAGATTTAACAGTGGCGGTGCATGGCTGCTCGGAGGCAATACTCGGATATATCCGATCGACGGCCATGCATTCCTAGATAGATTGCGGGCCGTGATCCCCAGCTAGGATCGATCGGAATCGGAACCCCAGAGGCATCGTTATCAGCTGTCCTCCTCGTCTATATATGCGACTAGTTGAGATCGAAACCCCATCAGCTGGCCTCCTGCTTTTGCTTATCGAAACCTCGCTCCTAAATATCCCATCGTCGTCGTTTGCCATCCGCCGCCGGCCCGCCGCCACCACTGCACCGCCCACTAGCTAGTAGCTAGACGACCGGCCGGAGATGGATCCAGTTCCGGTGTGGTTAGAGTGGTTCGACAGGGACGGGGCGGAGCTCGCCAACCGCGGCCGTCGGCCGGATCATCTTGATGATGAGGACGATCTCTACGTAGCCTTGGCCTTGGCTCCCTACGTTGATCGCCACCGGCCTCGAACCCGTCCCCGATCCCCATCCCCATCCCCGCCCTCACACGAGGACGCCGGGGACGACACTGCTGCTCGCAACAACAAGCGTCCTTGCATCCCCGCGTACAGCGAAGCCATCCTGGGGCTCAAGGAGGTGGTGCCAACCGCTAAGCACGACGACGACTGTGCCATCTGCCTCAACCCATTGGCCGA
This portion of the Zea mays cultivar B73 chromosome 2, Zm-B73-REFERENCE-NAM-5.0, whole genome shotgun sequence genome encodes:
- the LOC103647063 gene encoding E3 ubiquitin-protein ligase RZF1, with the translated sequence MDPVPVWLEWFDRDGAELANRGRRPDHLDDEDDLYVALALAPYVDRHRPRTRPRSPSPSPPSHEDAGDDTAARNNKRPCIPAYSEAILGLKEVVPTAKHDDDCAICLNPLADIAGPDHKKDDAAATSMLRAMPCSHIFHQHCIFQWLHRNAVCPLCRYQLPTTFDDEDTEVEEDEEEMDNSNSRLNQIRRRLQILYN